In one Cyanobacteriota bacterium genomic region, the following are encoded:
- a CDS encoding AAA family ATPase gives MTAPVIAFFNNKGGVGKTSLVYHLAWMYCDLGLNVIAADLDPQANLTAAFLDEDRLEEVWEASATSDYNTIFRCVKPLLSGIGDIATPSLETIEDGLSLLIGDLQLSGFEDELSSQWSDCLDRKERAFRVISAFWRVLSQAASTKSADVVLVDLGPNLGAINRAALIASDYVVVPLSPDLFSLQGLKNLGPTVSRWREEWQERIPKNPALDLALPKGNMQPVGYVILQHGVRFDRPVKAFQRWIERIPHTYNTEVLQNEVLQTQDDPNLAPENDRNRLALLKHYQSLMPMAQESRKPIFHLKPADGAIGAHASAVRQVYWDFKDLAQKIADRTALVLPDLQQTREPQLNQVVLLK, from the coding sequence ATGACTGCACCCGTTATTGCCTTCTTCAACAACAAGGGGGGCGTTGGTAAAACATCGCTTGTTTATCATTTAGCTTGGATGTATTGTGACTTAGGGCTAAACGTCATAGCAGCAGATTTAGATCCTCAAGCGAATTTAACAGCAGCTTTTCTGGATGAAGATCGCTTGGAAGAAGTGTGGGAAGCTAGTGCGACTAGTGACTATAATACTATTTTTCGCTGCGTCAAACCTTTATTGAGTGGCATTGGTGACATTGCAACACCAAGTCTGGAAACAATAGAGGATGGTTTAAGCCTGTTAATTGGTGATTTGCAATTGTCTGGATTTGAAGATGAATTATCTTCCCAATGGTCTGATTGTCTTGATCGCAAGGAACGAGCCTTTAGGGTTATTTCGGCGTTCTGGCGAGTATTGAGCCAAGCAGCATCTACGAAGAGTGCTGATGTGGTGCTGGTTGATTTAGGCCCCAACCTAGGAGCTATTAACCGAGCAGCTCTGATTGCCTCAGACTATGTTGTTGTGCCCCTTTCACCCGATCTTTTCTCACTACAGGGTCTCAAGAACCTTGGTCCAACCGTAAGCCGTTGGAGAGAAGAATGGCAGGAGCGTATTCCTAAAAATCCAGCCCTAGACCTTGCCCTGCCAAAGGGGAACATGCAACCAGTGGGCTATGTTATTTTGCAACACGGTGTGCGATTTGACCGCCCTGTGAAAGCATTTCAACGATGGATAGAACGTATTCCTCACACTTATAATACAGAAGTGTTACAAAACGAGGTGTTACAAACCCAAGATGATCCCAATCTTGCGCCAGAAAACGACCGGAATCGGTTGGCGCTACTGAAACACTATCAAAGCCTGATGCCCATGGCTCAAGAGTCCCGTAAGCCGATTTTTCACCTGAAACCTGCAGATGGCGCGATCGGTGCCCATGCTAGTGCTGTAAGGCAGGTGTACTGGGATTTCAAGGATCTAGCCCAGAAGATTGCCGATCGAACTGCATTAGTGTTGCCCGACTTG